A region from the Vicia villosa cultivar HV-30 ecotype Madison, WI linkage group LG3, Vvil1.0, whole genome shotgun sequence genome encodes:
- the LOC131655761 gene encoding serine/threonine-protein kinase SAPK2-like: protein MEERYETIKDIGSGNFGVAKLVRERQSGKLYAIKIIERGLKIDEHVQREIINHRSLKHPNIVRFKEVLCTPLHLVIVMEYAAGGELFEKICSAGRFDEDEARYFFQQLISGVSYCHAMEICHRDLKLENTLLDGSSSPQLKICDFGYSKSSVLHSQPKSTVGTPAYIAPEVLSRREYDGKVADVWSCGVTLYVMLVGGYPFEDPDDPRNFRKTIERILRVHYSIPDYVRVSKDCRNLLSRIFVAYPEKRITIPEIKMHPWFLKKLPNELVEDEKQKLENDGNCVDDSSSQSIEEISSIIQEARKPGEGPKLDGQFVGGEMDFDEMDEDDDFDNDIETSDDFEYVCDM, encoded by the exons ATGGaagaaaggtatgaaactattaAAGATATTGGGTCAGGAAATTTTGGAGTAGCAAAACTTGTGAGGGAGAGACAAAGTGGTAAACTATATGCTATCAAAATCATTGAGAGAGGACTCaag ATTGATGAACATGTGCAAAGAGAGATTATCAATCATAGGTCCTTGAAGCATCCCAATATCGTTCGATTTAAAGAG GTTCTATGTACTCCGCTTCATCTAGTTATAGTAATGGAGTATGCTGCGGGAGGGGAATTATTCGAAAAAATATGCAGTGCCGGTAGATTTGATGAAGACGAG GCAAGATATTTTTTTCAGCAGTTGATTTCTGGAGTCAGCTATTGTCATGCAATG GAAATTTGCCATAGAGATCTTAAGCTGGAAAATACACTTCTAGATGGAAGCTCTTCACCTCAACTCAAAATATGTGACTTTGGTTATTCTAAG TCTTCTGTTCTACATTCTCAGCCTAAATCAACGGTGGGAACTCCGGCATATATTGCACCAGAGGTTTTGTCAAGAAGAGAATATGATGGAAAG GTTGCTGATGTTTGGTCTTGTGGGGTTACATTGTATGTGATGCTTGTTGGTGGTTATCCTTTTGAAGATCCAGATGATCcaagaaattttagaaaaacaATCGAG CGAATTCTTAGGGTTCATTATTCTATTCCTGATTATGTTCGCGTCTCAAAAGATTGTAGAAATCTTCTATCTCGAATATTCGTGGCATATCCTGAAAag AGAATCACTATCCCGGAAATTAAAATGCATCCATGGTTCCTTAAGAAATTGCCAAATGAATTAGTGGAGGATGAAAAACAAAAGTTAGAAAATGATGGAAATTGTGTGGATGATTCATCATCTCAGAGTATTGAAGAAATATCATCGATAATTCAAGAGGCAAGAAAGCCAGGTGAAGGACCAAAACTTGATGGACAATTTGTTGGAGGAGAAATGGATTTTGATGAaatggatgaagatgatgattttgataATGATATAGAAACAAGTGATGATTTTGAGTATGTTTGTGATATGTGA